DNA from Lates calcarifer isolate ASB-BC8 linkage group LG14, TLL_Latcal_v3, whole genome shotgun sequence:
ACAACAACATGACTGAATAACTTCTTCACTTCTCTACAGTTGAGGCTTAGCAGCTCTTGAAATTTAAACCGTATCTCAAAAGACCTGAAAAGCGTTGTGTTCAAGGATGTAGATGCACTTatgatttacagtattttagTCTATTTCCCTGTCAGTTCAGGCTCACTCTTAGTTTTGCTTCAGCTGTCAGAGCTGGATAACTTGTAGCTTTACCATTCTCACAAACCCATGTTCTTTGATGACATCTGAGGAGAGATTCACTCAGCAAGAATAACCAGACACcttgtgtgggtgtgcaggccCCTTTCAGATGAGTACATCAACTTGCagtgaaagaataaaagatgagctgtccatggtgctgaagatTCACCTTGAAACTCTGaatttttgtgctttttaagtTACGTTTTTAATGGCCTTTAACAAAGCATGgtcatgctaacatgctactAGACAGGCCAGAGTTTAAGAAGATATCAAATATTAGGTTGGAATTTGAGGCAGTTTTGTTAAAGGAAATTTGTATAAAACAGTATACAAGCCATCATCTTCAgttatactgcttatcctttaaggCTCATGGGGGGCTGAaacaatcccagctgacactgggtggaAAAAGGTTGCCAGTCTATGACAGGGTTgaaatataaagacaaacagcCATGTCTTAAGGCAGTCGGAGGAAGCTGGGCTACCCTCATCAGTTTTGAGAGAGAATGGAGCATTTAAAGGGGAATTTTACTAATTTTACATGTCAGGGTTAAGTTACTCATAGTTAGCACTATTCATTCAGTGAAAACATTTGAGAATGTCTCCTGTGcctctggaggagctttgtcaagtctggCAAAATTATACAAGCAACATCACCTACACATCCTCCTACACACTCGTTTGAAAGGCGAGTGTTTATGAAGCAGGGAGTGTCTGACAAAATGATCAGTAAActgcatttatatagcacttCCCTAGTGTTTTACACTgcaggtcacattcacacagacattcacacagagCTTCTATAtatgcatacatatatatatacactgatACACAGATGGTATATCATCAGGAGTAATTAGTGTTTCAGTATCTTCCCATGAAACACTCCAacatggactggaggagcaCAGACttggatttttctctttttaaatttgtgCCTTGCAAGTTCCCAAACTTTATAGAATTTGCTGTAATCCTCCATTAAATGTTACACATGTTCATTTAGTAGCAATTTTGCATCACTGGTTTCCAGCTGGGCCATGGTCTCAAGTCTCTAATATGGGAAATGATACTGTGTCACTTGATAAAGAactgagagaaaatgtaaaCCTGCTCCTCAGGTGGAATCAAATCACACTTGTAGCTCTAATGTATTCTTTCAATTTTAATTCTACAAATAATTGTTTAGGCATATCCTGCATATGTTGAATACTTCTATAAGTTTAATACAGATTCACAGAATTGAAAACATCACGTGttactttttttaaaccacagtcTCAGTGTCCATGCAGTTACACGTCAGCTTTCCAGAAATCCACATTTGACCACAGAGCTCAAAAACTGACAGATTAAACCTGACCTGCATGTGCTTTGGAACCTCAGACATCTTTCAAAAAGTGGTCCCTGGCCCCTAGATTGACCcccactgacacacactaaCTCCCTGAGAGCTTCAGCAGTCAGACGTGCACAGCAGCTCACCCCTCACTggagtgtgttgtgttggtgAGTTGTTGTCACTCGGGTGTTTATATGCCACACAGCCTTCATCTGAGGTGTCACAAAACCCTGCATACATTCCCTCCTGTCTAACATAGCTgcagttttcacattttgtcacGGTGCCTATATTTGAGCTCCAcgtgtatttttaaaaacagccagtgtctgtctgtctgcacagaAATGTTATCTGTTAGTCTGGCAGAAACGGGGCTGTCACTGGTCTTACTGTGGGACTCCAAAATGTCAGCTAATGTCCTAAATACACATTCATTACACCTCTTTGAGTCTGCATTTGATACGGTTTGTTGTCTAGACAACAAGGCTTTTATAGATACAGCTCTATAGTTACTTTTAATTCAGTCTGGGGACAGATATAAATCTGATCATTCACAAAGTTCAAACACAAGATTATATGATTAATGACAATAATTCAGTAGTTACAGGCAGTTATCACAGAGTGATATCTTGTCAATAACCTGAGAATATGTGGCTCTCATCGTTAAAATGAgtttttccattcatttatttttttattgtaggAGTTCACGTTATTTTTCTGATTGCTTAGACTGAATCTGtactgctgtgtttgtatttttctttctgtaataTCCCGTCCTAACATGTTGTTTGAATAATACTTTGACCTTCTCCTCCCTTATTGTTCCTTTCTATAGACTAAGTGCTGGACACAAGAGACCGTTCACTCTCCTCCAGCTGTATCAGAGCTGTGTTACATTGCTCGAAGCCATTCACTCAAACTGATCCGTGACTTTTACTTAGTTCTGCTCTCCATCTCCAAAATTCTGTGAGAGGGTCGAGTGGTGTTTGACTActtctttgttctttgtttcatAGCTGCACCTCTGATGATTCCACATAGACACTGGTGTATTTCTACAGTGAGTTCAActactttttaaattcaaaatattttcagaataaagttAGAACTGATTGCAAGTAGGTTTTTTGTATTCGCGAACAAAGGAAAACATGTGAGTGGTGGGGCTTCTCTCCACTGCTTCTCCAGATTTGAAAGATAAATGAAATttagtttgtatatttagttaTTATGTACAAGAGAACTATATAAAAGTTGACATTTCTTAAGGAAACCATGGGTATTAATAGGGCTAGTCGTTTTAATAAACTCCTTTTGCATGGAGGTCCTCTCAACGACCCCTGTTGGTCCGCGAACCCCAGCTTGAGAACCATGTGGCCTAGACAGTAGTTAGTAATGTCTCTGCTCCGTTTTAGATACTCGGCTTTAAGCTTCGTGTCGCGGTGAGCTGGAATGTCTGGAGCGCCTCCGTGTCATCAGTGTCTGTCTAACCGGGCGCGGAGCTTTGCGCGCAGCACCATCTCTGTCTGAAGGACGGGAGGAACCCTGGGGGGCTCCATCTCCGCCGCTTCTTTTCTGTCACACATCAAATGTAAGCTAAAACCTGCCAGTCCGGCCATGAAGACTGAGCAAAGCTGCGTGGAGACACCGGTCACTCTCCGGGAGGTCAAAGATCTGCTCCAAAAACCGGCGCACGGACGCCGAGGATGCCCCGGAGAAGCAAGACGAAAGCAAATACGTCGATTTAGAGTTTGTGGACGTGAGGACAGGCGGtgcagaagaggagaaagactgTCGCTTTGAGGAAAGAAAccaaatgtctgtgtttattaacAACTGCAGCGCCGGGGCTCCGTGCGCAACGGAACCAAACCACGAGTTGGCGATTAAAACCGAGTTGGAAACTAAGAAGAAAGAGAGTTCTGGACTTGGGAAATGTGCAGGAGCTGCCGACGAGGATCCCTCtgatccatcatcatcatcagttccTCCTCGTCTTGACGCAAAGACTGAGGATTGTCCCAAATCAGGAGACAAAAGCGAGCGCGCCATTACGCAGCCAGAGCCGCCAGAAAaagaagacaacaaacaaacggCAAGAGATGAAGAGTTACACTGCAGCGATAATTATCTGAGCGGGAGGAGTGAGTCTGATGATtctgaggaggatgatgatgttAGTTTGGTGCTTTCTGATGACTCTGTCCCGTGTGTAACGGAGGACGAGTCCCATTACATTACAACGCACGAGATCCAGCTCTCGGAGCTGTCCGACCATGAGGGGGACTACGACCTCGGGGTGGGCTCCTCCACCAGCTGGGACATTGAGGACGACAACCAGGTGTACTCTTTTGTCGATTACGCGTCTTTTGACGGTGATGGAGCGACTGGGGAGAGGGGGGACGGCCGCCAGCCTCGCTCTCAGGGCGCAGCAGCAGTCAGCACTCTGCGCGAAAGTGATCCGTGCGACACAGCCAAGTTCACCAGCTCAGATGAGAGTGTGTCAAagccccagcagcagcagtgcagtggcAACGGTGGGGGACAGATCCACCTGTCAATCAGAACCACTTCTCGAGCTATAAATGACCCCAGCAACATCCAAGAACAGGGAAATATTCTTTATCATGCCAGGCGCTCCGGAGACATGAGTCGTTATGTGTTTAGGGGAGTTGATGGGAAGGCAGAGACGCTGTGTGACAGGGCGAAGTGTTTCATAGCCGCGCCCGGACGCTTACACTTTGGCGGCAAATTGAGGGGGAAAGAGGTCACAGAGTATTCCAGCGGTGCGTCCAGCGCTGTTAGCGAGCTGGACGACGCTGACAAGGAGGTGCGCAACCTGACAGCCAGGGCCTTCAAGAGTCTAGCGTATCCTTACTTTGATGCCATCAATTTCAGCACCTCCAGTGAGTCCTCTGCATCAGAGCATGGGATAGGGATAAACAGGTGGTCCACGTTTGTCGACCTGAAATATGGCAACATGAACATGTCACAGGGACTGGACCAAAGTGTCGTTTCCCATCAAAACTCAACGGCCTCATTTGAAATAGCCAAAAACATAGAGAACAGAGGTTATAAGGGCATTGCACTGGCAAGCATCAAACCGCCCACCAACAAGATCTTCACTCTGAGTGGCAATCCCCACAGCGCATCGTCATCCACAAAGAAAATCGAGCTGATGGGGAAATTCAGTCAGGGCCACAGTGGAGTGATCAGACTCACAGAGACTCTGAATTTTCGTTGCAATGTGAAATCGGGAATgtctggaggagaaagacgcaCCAACTTTGCACAAAACGCTGTAGGATCACGTTCCACGGATGAAGTTACCAACAGTTTGCCAAGCGGCCAGAGGAGAGAGGCCAGCAAGCCGCCCTCTAAAACCATGGAAGACACGCACAAGAAAGCCATATTCGCCTCGAGTCTgatcaaaaatgtgatttctaaGAAGATGCAGTTCGAGCAGGAGCGCAAGATGGAAAGAGGGGAGATAAGTGAACCGCATCAGACGCCTTCGCCCTGCTTTGTGCACCACGAGAGCGACGGTCACAAGGGCAAGGGGAGCAGGGAGCTGCACAGACAGAGCTCCAAGTTTTCCGAGAGCAGCTCTGACTACGCCATAATGTGCGTGGATGAATTAGGGGACATTGTGGACAGCGGCTCATGTGATACCAAGAGCGACTCTCGGAGACAAGACACGGCCGCTCCCGCACCAGAAACTAATTTGGAGCCGGGAAATGAGGTTGGAATCGATACTAAAAAAGGCGCATTGGAAGCGTCTAAAAGCACGCTGCTTCGCAGCCAAAATAGCGCGTTCAGATGCTGGAAGGACGAGGAGCTAGAGTTTCCAAAGGATCATAAAAACGATAAAACTCCGGAGGAGAAGTCGCTTTCAGCTAACGACAAAGAGGGCGAGGGGGATCAGTGCTCAGCGAGCAGCGgcaaactgattaaaatgtcacatttgtttGTGCCAAGTATCCAACTGCTGTCCAGTGACGGAGAAATCggacagcagctgcaggacagGAATTATTCTCCAtgtggtgatggaggaggaatAAAACTGCGCTCTGACAACACTTTATACGTCGCAGACTCCAGGAGTGTGACTACATCTAAGTCTCCGGAAATTAAAATTAACTTAAGGAGTGTGCGAGACAATAAAACGGAGCCTTTTGGCGTCTCCAAGCTGCGCGCTCCTAATATAGGCTGTAACGCAGCCAGCCTCATCAGAACGGACGACTTCAAATGCCAGGCGCTGACTGCAGCTTTGAAGGGTGAGTCTACAGATAAAGTGCCGCATTTCATGGTTCGAGACATTAGAGATAATAATAAAGGGAAACTGCAGACCCCCATTCATCAAGTGAGAGACGTGCGTAAATTGGTGAAAAGTTCCTATCACTTTGTTTCTCTGGATAACAAcgaaaataaatcaaatttcgCCTCTGCTGACAGCTATCCAGAACAAAAGAAGCAAGTACCCTATCGAAATCCCAATTCTGTGTCCCCGATAGTGATCAAATGTCAGTCTGTGAATACAAATAATAACGGAAAACAATCTGGAAATCTTGAGTTATCGAAACGGGAGCTATTGGATGTAGACAGATCGTCTCCAGAGGGCGCTAAAAGTGTTCCACTTCAATGGGCAGCAGGGAGAGCACCCATAGGTGCAAATAATCCCTCAGAGGAAGGCATTGGTTTGAAAATTGAAAGCAGAGTAGCTTCAAGGAAACAGGATAGAATACCAGATACCACAGACAAGA
Protein-coding regions in this window:
- the lg14h4orf54 gene encoding LOW QUALITY PROTEIN: uncharacterized protein C4orf54 homolog (The sequence of the model RefSeq protein was modified relative to this genomic sequence to represent the inferred CDS: deleted 1 base in 1 codon) yields the protein MKTEQSCVETPVTLREVKDLLQKPAHGREDAPEKQDESKYVDLEFVDVRTGGAEEEKDCRFEERNQMSVFINNCSAGAPCATEPNHELAIKTELETKKKESSGLGKCAGAADEDPSDPSSSSVPPRLDAKTEDCPKSGDKSERAITQPEPPEKEDNKQTARDEELHCSDNYLSGRSESDDSEEDDDVSLVLSDDSVPCVTEDESHYITTHEIQLSELSDHEGDYDLGVGSSTSWDIEDDNQVYSFVDYASFDGDGATGERGDGRQPRSQGAAAVSTLRESDPCDTAKFTSSDESVSKPQQQQCSGNGGGQIHLSIRTTSRAINDPSNIQEQGNILYHARRSGDMSRYVFRGVDGKAETLCDRAKCFIAAPGRLHFGGKLRGKEVTEYSSGASSAVSELDDADKEVRNLTARAFKSLAYPYFDAINFSTSSESSASEHGIGINRWSTFVDLKYGNMNMSQGLDQSVVSHQNSTASFEIAKNIENRGYKGIALASIKPPTNKIFTLSGNPHSASSSTKKIELMGKFSQGHSGVIRLTETLNFRCNVKSGMSGGERRTNFAQNAVGSRSTDEVTNSLPSGQRREASKPPSKTMEDTHKKAIFASSLIKNVISKKMQFEQERKMERGEISEPHQTPSPCFVHHESDGHKGKGSRELHRQSSKFSESSSDYAIMCVDELGDIVDSGSCDTKSDSRRQDTAAPAPETNLEPGNEVGIDTKKGALEASKSTLLRSQNSAFRCWKDEELEFPKDHKNDKTPEEKSLSANDKEGEGDQCSASSGKLIKMSHLFVPSIQLLSSDGEIGQQLQDRNYSPCGDGGGIKLRSDNTLYVADSRSVTTSKSPEIKINLRSVRDNKTEPFGVSKLRAPNIGCNAASLIRTDDFKCQALTAALKGESTDKVPHFMVRDIRDNNKGKLQTPIHQVRDVRKLVKSSYHFVSLDNNENKSNFASADSYPEQKKQVPYRNPNSVSPIVIKCQSVNTNNNGKQSGNLELSKRELLDVDRSSPEGAKSVPLQWAAGRAPIGANNPSEEGIGLKIESRVASRKQDRIPDTTDKKPESKMANQVALEKLQAAVKTMEQLYVFEKNEWKRKNEPQPLTDSHVLSLLASEEHGGPEEDGARGPNVDKTVRRDSYPNTDKTPPAVEASPSSESLLRREDKDPFKVLPTSSGRDDKMLAKSMQTTSTAGSKNMFSLSSSLKASTTTKVTQPSIATQTPFSTKNYVPKSPKLPVSLKISQPRMSGNDEAESREVDRSSQEFSGTLADNENYLTIPVKSHATSGKQPPFADKTSVYTSTTQSHPTTPPGHFVSGARAQEDHSQTPKRSSIVMETCSTDIPSATIYHSLPLGMSTNQPQVYCFSPAITPAPTIDPFQATQRKMLLDPTTGNYYLVDTPVQPATKRLFDPETGQYVDVPMPQPPMTPVPMPISPLALSPGAYGHTYMIYPGFMPTPSVIPARTLVQSQMSVQSDAESGEKASSQQTEGMYMESPFYMATGKSPQAASGAQQQASANRPLQGFSSIKQPVISITSQQGPRIIAPPSFDGTTMSFVVEHR